Genomic segment of Candidatus Methylomirabilota bacterium:
GGGTCCGCCGCCTCGACGCCCGCCCCCGCCAGCGCGACCACGTGGGGGCACTCGCCGGGCGGCCCGCCGGGCGCCCACCGGCGAGGATCGGTCGGGCCGAACAGGACGAGCGTGGGGCAGCCGACTGCCGCCGCCAGGTGGCTCAGACCGGAGTCGTTTCCGACGAAGCCACGGGCGACCTCGCAGAGCGCGGCGAGCCGCGTCAGCGGCCAGTCGCGCGCGACCCGAACCTCGGGCACGCCGCCTCCACCGACCAGACGCGCCGCCACCGCGGTATCCGCGGGACCGGTCACCAGGACCGCCGGCACGCCGGCCGTCTGGAGGCGACGGGCCAGCACGCCGTACCCGGGCCACGCTTTCGCCGGGTGGCCCGCACCGGGATGGAGCACCACCACCCGGTCCCGGGCCAGGCCACGCGCGGCGAGCCAGGCCGCCGCCCACGCACGGTCGGTGGGCTCGACCCGCAGCCGGACGGGCGGGAGGTGCGCCGGCACCGGACCCCACGGCGCGAGTGTCTCGAGCAGATGGCGGCTCGCATGCCGCGGCGTGCTCGGAGACGGCGTGGCGCGTCCGATGACCAGGGGCCGATGGAGCCTCGTCTCGAGGCTCAGGAGGTGCCCACGGTAGGTCGGATCCGCCGCGCCGAACCACGAGACGATCGCGTCGTAGCCGGCCAGATCCTCGAGGAGCGCGTGATCGGGCTCCGCGACGAACAGGCGGTGGAGCCCGAGGCGGTCGAAGTCGACCGTCTCTTCGACGTATCCGGAGCCCTCGAGCAGCCCGGCGAATCGCGGCGCCGTGGCCAGGACACGCATGAGGCCTTCCTCGAGCGTCCCCAGGTGAGCCAGCGCCGGGAGAGCCAGCAGGACGTCGCCGAGCGCGCCCGGGTGGATGACGAGGCAGCGCGGGCGCCGCGTCACGGGGACGAGCGGCTGCTGGCCGCGGGGTAGCGTGCGGACGGAGGAGCCAGGAGCGCGAGCCGA
This window contains:
- a CDS encoding glycosyltransferase family 9 protein; its protein translation is MTRRPRCLVIHPGALGDVLLALPALAHLGTLEEGLMRVLATAPRFAGLLEGSGYVEETVDFDRLGLHRLFVAEPDHALLEDLAGYDAIVSWFGAADPTYRGHLLSLETRLHRPLVIGRATPSPSTPRHASRHLLETLAPWGPVPAHLPPVRLRVEPTDRAWAAAWLAARGLARDRVVVLHPGAGHPAKAWPGYGVLARRLQTAGVPAVLVTGPADTAVAARLVGGGGVPEVRVARDWPLTRLAALCEVARGFVGNDSGLSHLAAAVGCPTLVLFGPTDPRRWAPGGPPGECPHVVALAGAGVEAADPWAGVDVERVGDTLLELIAAAPAAMR